The Vitis riparia cultivar Riparia Gloire de Montpellier isolate 1030 chromosome 10, EGFV_Vit.rip_1.0, whole genome shotgun sequence genome includes a region encoding these proteins:
- the LOC117923239 gene encoding uncharacterized protein LOC117923239 codes for MLEDDIRAAAQPVLVTGQPTKNKATRSFKTPSHPGTSNRRQDERRSPLVQTPLTKSYEKLLPIIRNLLGFRWPVPIRSNPSERDRNKRCEYHKDHGHTTEACISLRYMVEDLLKAGHLKQYIRPAPQGEESPRNRGSRAPAAPVRTMINYIYGGPLDDEYNSKRKRQRLLRAATVGEHVSSIRLGLAAGSTPPIDGTIVFPAIDPTQVLQPHRDALVLTVGVGDYDVKRVLIDPGSSADLLQVAVIKRMGFEPSSLENPGRTLSGFNGSSMTSLRDVILPVYAGLVILNVLFSVVEDLSPFNANLGCTWLHGMKAIPSTYHQRVNFITRDGQVNLYRSQLAARQCYHIAREAGRSTNCEHSSK; via the coding sequence ATGTTAGAGGACGACATCCGTGCTGCTGCACAGCCGGTCCTGGTAACTGGCCAACCCACTAAAAACAAAGCCACCAGAAGCTTCAAAACACCCAGCCATCCTGGGACATCCAACCGGAGGCAAGACGAGCGGCGCTCACCACTCGTTCAAACACCTCTCACCAAGTCATACGAAAAACTGCTTCCTATAATCCGCAATCTGCTCGGATTCAGATGGCCAGTGCCAATACGGTCTAACCCCTCAGAAAGGGACCGCAACAAAAGATGTGAATACCACAAAGATCACGGGCACACGACTGAAGCATGCATAAGCCTCCGTTACATGGTGGAGGATCTCCTGAAGGCAGGTCATTTGAAACAATATATTCGACCAGCTCCTCAAGGTGAAGAATCTCCCCGTAACCGAGGCTCACGCGCCCCAGCAGCTCCTGTTAGGACAATGATCAACTACATATACGGAGGACCCTTGGATGACGAGTACAAttccaaaaggaaaagacaGAGACTGCTGCGAGCAGCCACGGTTGGGGAACACGTGAGCTCCATCCGACTAGGATTAGCCGCTGGGAGCACCCCTCCCATAGATGGAACCATTGTCTTCCCCGCTATAGATCCAACCCAAGTGCTGCAACCGCACCGAGATGCTCTCGTCCTAACAGTAGGGGTGGGAGACTACGACGTGAAAAGAGTTCTGATCGACCCAGGCAGCTCTGCAGACTTGTTGCAGGTGGCAGTCATCAAACGAATGGGTTTCGAACCCTCCAGCTTAGAAAATCCCGGAAGAACCTTGTCCGGATTTAATGGTTCCTCCATGACCTCACTCAGAGATGTAATACTGCCAGTTTATGCTGGGCTAGTCATCCTAAACGTTCTGTTTTCTGTGGTTGAGGATTTATCTCCTTTCAATGCCAACTTGGGATGTACGTGGTTACACGGAATGAAAGCCATTCCATCTACATATCATCAAAGGGTCAACTTCATTACCCGAGATGGGCAAGTTAATCTTTACAGAAGCCAGCTCGCTGCTCGACAATGTTATCATATCGCTCGCGAAGCCGGACGCAGTACCAACTGCGAGCACTCCTCCAAATGA